In Eucalyptus grandis isolate ANBG69807.140 chromosome 4, ASM1654582v1, whole genome shotgun sequence, the following proteins share a genomic window:
- the LOC120292605 gene encoding LOW QUALITY PROTEIN: uncharacterized protein At5g41620-like (The sequence of the model RefSeq protein was modified relative to this genomic sequence to represent the inferred CDS: inserted 1 base in 1 codon; deleted 2 bases in 2 codons), translating into MRDVHVGIMTQGTMPLQVTPYNPAITPSSSLDFKRRVNEPHYSLKTSTELLKVLNRIWSLEEQHASNISLIKALKMELDHSRVRIKELLRDQQADRHEIDALMKQISEDKLXSKNKEQDRILAAVQSARDELEDERKLRKRSESLHRKLARELSDAKSSLSHALRELEKDRKSRKLLEDLCDEFAVGIRDYEHEVHSLKQRYDKDWAGGSERDRLILHISESWLDERMQMKFEEAQSGSAEKSSIVDKLSLEIETFLQAKRKDALKSIDSTLPRERRNSLESVPLNEVVSAPQDLGDEDDSDGSDSNCFELNRQTHGEFKAYMDEASEDPADDKVEIELTKKKRAPRGRRKAQNSSSVQAKSEKAGTTRDKGLMETQPRLRHPQIGQP; encoded by the exons ATGCGTGATGTTCATGTGGGCATAATGACTCAAGGTACCATGCCGTTGCAGGTAACTCCATATAACCCAGCAATCACTCCTTCC AGTTCTTTAGACTTCAAAAGAAGAGTTAATGAGCCACATTACAGCCTCAAAACATCAACAGAACTTCTGAAAGTATTAAACCGTATTTGGAGCTTGGAAGAGCAGCATGCATCCAATATATCACTGATAAAAGCATTGAAGATGGAGCTTGATCATTCCCGAGTCCGGATTAAGGAGTTGCTTCGGGACCAACAAGCTGATCGACACGAGATAGATGCTTTGATGAAGCAAATTTCGGAAGATAAAC GTTCGAAGAATAAGGAACAGGATCGAATTCTTGCTGCTGTTCAGTCAGCAAGAGATGAGCTAGAAGATGAGAGGAAGCTAAGAAAGCGTTCAGAGAGCCTACACCGTAAGCTAGCTCGAGAACTTTCTGATGCAAAATCTTCTCTATCTCATGCCTTGAGAGAGCTGGAAAAGGACagaaaatcaaggaaattgTTGGAAGATCTCTGTGATGAATTTGCCGTTGGTATAAGAGACTATGAACATGAGGTTCATTCATTGAAACAAAGGTATGACAAGGATTGGGCTGGAGGATCTGAACGGGACCGTTTGATTCTCCATATATCTGAATCATGGCTTGATGAGAGGATGCAGATGAAGTTCGAAGAAGCC CAAAGTGGTTCAGCAGAAAAGAGCTCGATTGTAGACAAATTGAGCCTCGAAATCGAGACATTCCTTCAAGCTAAGAGGAAGGACGCCCTTAAGAGCATCGACAGCACATTACCAAGGGAACGGCGAAATTCACTTGAATCTGTTCCTCTGAATGAGGTTGTAAGTGCGCCTCAAGATCTGGGTGATGAAGATGATTCTGATGGAAGTGATTCTAATTGTTTTGAGCTGAATCGACAAACCCATGGTGAGTTTAAGGCATATATGGATGAAGCGTCAGAAGATCCTGCTGATGACAAAGTCGAAATAGAGCTAACCAAGAAAAAACGCGCACCTCGTGGGAGGAGGAAAGCTCAGAATTCATCCAGTGTTCAGGCTAAGTCTGAAAAAGCTGGTACCACAAGGGATAAAGGGCTGATGGAAACCCAGCCGAGGTTACGTCACCCACAAATTGGACAACCATGA
- the LOC104430172 gene encoding dirigent protein 5, whose protein sequence is MPVITKTSSTNSMRMFVVKYLFFLLVLITFSPIFATRTPFKKSEPRKRIVLYYHDILFRGNYTANATSAEVTKPTGLDQFMQGLMVVFDDLVTKDQHLHSTPAARAEGLYFYNTKTAYSVWFSYTLVFNSTEYNGTINIMGADMLMEKTRDLSIVGGTGDFFIARGIMTFQTEAIEGFKYFRLKMDIKLYECH, encoded by the coding sequence ATGCCTGTCATCACCAAGACATCAAGCACAAACAGTATGAGGATGTTCGTAGTAAAATacctcttcttcttgcttgtCCTAATTACATTTTCACCTATTTTTGCTACGAGAACACCATTCAAAAAGAGTGAACCACGCAAAAGGATAGTCCTGTACTACCACGACATCCTCTTCAGAGGCAACTATACAGCCAATGCGACATCCGCAGAGGTGACCAAGCCGACCGGGCTTGACCAATTCATGCAAGGCCTGATGGTCGTGTTCGATGACCTGGTCACGAAAGACCAGCACCTACACTCGACTCCGGCGGCACGAGCTGAGGGTCTCTACTTCTACAACACGAAGACCGCTTATAGTGTCTGGTTCTCATACACGTTGGTGTTCAACTCGACCGAGTACAACGGCACGATAAACATTATGGGGGCAGACATGCTGATGGAGAAGACTAGGGATCTCTCCATTGTCGGTGGCACGGGTGATTTTTTCATAGCTAGAGGAATCATGACATTCCAGACGGAGGCAATTGAAGGGTTCAAATATTTTCGCCTAAAGATGGATATCAAGTTGTATGAATGTCACTAG
- the LOC120292606 gene encoding uncharacterized protein At5g41620-like has protein sequence MHHHNGNLGNIPHWLRRLRRDKDGGGGGGGGGGGFELSHFLADPSPSSPEQPESTSSLRRHVAASLMQHHRSIERNNRAIQPVSRQVMEVRWR, from the exons ATGCACCACCACAATGGCAATCTCGGTAATATTCCCCACTGGCTGCGCCGCCTCCGGAGGGACAaggatggcggcggcggcggtggcggtgggggTGGCGGGTTTGAGCTCTCTCACTTTCTGGCCGATCCTTCGCCGAGTTCTCCTGAGCAG CCAGAGAGTACAAGCAGTTTAAGGAGGCATGTCGCAGCATCCCTCATGCAACATCATCGATCCATTGAAAGAAATAATCGTGCCATACAGCCTGTTTCCCGGCAAGTTATGGAAGTTCGATGGAGGTAA
- the LOC104430171 gene encoding dirigent protein 5 produces the protein MIYLFILFISLSSCTVAHQQNSISRNEPCKRVVLYYHDILFGGNDTANATSARATNGTGLGKFVLGMLVVFDDPITKDQHLHSTPVARAQGFYFYDMKTTYNAWFTYTLVFNSTEYKGTMNIMGADMMMEKTRDLSVVGGTGDFFMARGIATFQTDEVEGFKYFRLKMDIKLYECS, from the exons atgatttatttatttattttatttatttctttatcaAGTTGTACCGTGGCTCACCAGCAAAATTCTATTTCAAGG AATGAACCCTGCAAGAGAGTTGTACTCTACTACCATGACATCCTCTTCGGAGGCAATGATACGGCCAACGCGACATCTGCGCGGGCGACCAACGGGACCGGGTTAGGCAAATTCGTGCTTGGCATGTTGGTCGTGTTCGACGACCCAATCACAAAAGACCAGCACCTACACTCAACCCCGGTGGCGCGGGCCCAGGGTTTCTACTTCTACGATATGAAGACCACTTACAATGCCTGGTTCACATACACATTGGTGTTCAACTCGACCGAGTACAAGGGCACGATGAACATTATGGGGGCAGACATGATGATGGAGAAGACTAGGGATCTCTCCGTCGTCGGAGGCACGGGCGATTTCTTCATGGCTAGAGGAATCGCGACATTTCAGACGGATGAAGTCGAAGGGTTCAAATATTTTCGCTTGAAGATGGATATCAAGTTGTATGAATGTTCCTAG
- the LOC104430173 gene encoding uncharacterized protein LOC104430173 gives MGLPVSGHPYHWVPYPWYVGASPNASSPGTGSSLSNPQLDGSLPTTNGVNSAVGSKQVSGSGEPGLGSNPYPGVSNAAYGSGFNGSGTGANPYPNFPPGFLPFPIAAVTGRPEPSDPLYVSTADDPELKLISLHLTGSENYSKWSQDFRRALVTKDKDGFLDGIIPIPSDERLARHWRKCNHLIRTWIGNCISPEVAAGLPPTEDSKRMWDNIKKMYGKLD, from the coding sequence ATGGGGTTGCCGGTTTCTGGGCATCCTTACCATTGGGTACCATATCCATGGTACGTTGGGGCTTCCCCAAATGCATCATCGCCGGGGACTGGGAGTAGCCTGAGCAACCCCCAGCTCGACGGGAGCCTGCCAACCACGAATGGGGTAAACTCAGCCGTCGGTTCAAAACAAGTGAGCGGGTCGGGTGAACCGGGTTTAGGgtcgaatccctacccgggtgTTTCTAATGCGGCTTATGGATCTGGATTTAACGGATCGGGTACAGGGGCGAACCCCTACCCAAATTTTCCACCGGGCTTCCTTCCGTTTCCGATCGCTGCCGTCACTGGCCGACCGGAACCTAGCGACCCTTTATATGTATCAACCGCCGACGATCCAGAATTGAAATTGATTAGTCTACATCTTACCGGGTCGGAGAATTACTCCAAATGGTCACAGGATTTCCGGCGGGCCCTTGTGACGAAGGATAAAGACGGATTTCTCGACGGAATAATACCCATACCGTCGGACGAGCGACTGGCCAGGCACTGGAGAAAGTGCAACCATCTCATCCGAACGTGGATCGGCAATTGCATCTCTCCAGAGGTGGCCGCCGGGCTTCCTCCGACGGAAGATTCAAAAAGGATGTGGGATAACATCAAAAAAATGTACGGGAAACTAGATTGA